CGGTTGGACGATCGCCGTGATCGGCGGATTGGTGTGCACGAACCACGGGACGTCATGCTGATCACGGACAACGGCCTGTACGGGCCGGGTGGCCGGGCGTTCTACGCGCCGGTCGAGGACGACGTCGAGGGCCCGTTCCTGTGGCACGGCGACACCCCTTGACCAGTCCCGGTCCTGCCGGAGCCAGGTGACTGCGACCGGGGAAGGACTCACCAGCCCGCTGATGCACGTGGAGGCGCGGGTGGACGTCTGCCGGACCGGGTACTTGTCCCGCTCTGCCCGTACCGCCACGAGATGCCGCCTGGTCCTCCGACTGTCGCTGTTCGAAGCGGGGTTCAGCCCGTGTACCGGCATGCGCGCGTGGGGTGGCCTGGGATGCGGGTGCGGGCTGCTGGGGCATGAGAGTGTCGGGGAGCGGACGGGCCGGGGGCCGGATCAAGGGGCGGTTGTCGGTCAACGAGCTGGCAGACCATGTGGTTAAGGCATTTCGACATGCCGGCTTGCCCGCTTTCCTTGAAGGAGAAGATGGCAGCGATGATCTGGCCGGAGCAGTCGTGAACGTCGAACCTGACGCCGAGATGGGCTCGGCTGCCGTGTCCGTGGGATGGCGCTGTGAGGTAAGTAAAATCCATGCTGCTCTGAGGGAATTGAGTGCAGGAGCTGCCGACACCCCACCCGCGAAGTATCCAGGAATTATCGGTACACATATGCAGAGTGCGCTCGTCAAAATTCTGTTGGGAGCCGGCATTATTGCCACTCCGAACAATGACAGCACGGATTCAGATCGTGTCCTTGTGTTCGCACGAGTCTCCGATCTTCCGACTGCGCTGCAGCCCACATTTGTTCCCCCGCAGCCGACGCCGTGATGATCCGTGTGCCGGGCAGCCCGACAGCCGCCCGGCACACACCCATGCCCAGCCCCGGTCACCAACCGCGGCCAGGCGCTCCACGTCCCCGGCGCGGCTGAGGTCGAGGGACCCAAGGGCGCTGCCCGGCGGGCGGGACTCCATGAACGGCACGGATGGTGCGGCCTTCGGACGCGTGGATGATTGCGATGGGTCTCGGCTTGATCGCGCCGACAACGCGCCCGGTATGCGCCCTGCCGTATCCGCCCCACCGGTCCTACCGTTGGGGTTTCGGACTCACGGGGAGGTTGCTGTGGCGGGAATCGTGGAGGGCAAGCACCGGTCGCCGATCGGTGATGACGGGCATCAGCCGAACCGCCCGCTGCCACCACCCCCGCCGCCTCCCCCGCCGCCGCCCACCGACCCCGACAAGAAGAAGTAGGCCTGTGGCCACCCTCCCGAGCCAAAACATCGCTGCTGCTGGCGAGACGCCGGTCGACACACTGCTCACCGCGGTCACGGAGCAGCTCGATCAAGCCCTGCCCACTCGCTTGGAACGGGCGTTTCGCCGTGTGGATCGGCACCGCTTCCTGCCGGAGCGGATCTGGCTGCGGGACGGGTCAGGCGGCTACGCACCCGTCGACCGCGTCACCGACCCCGACCGGTGGATGACGGCGGCCTACGCGGATCAACCGCTCGTCACTCGCTTCACCGACGGGCTGCCAACCTCCTCGGCATCGATGCCCTCGATGGTCGCGCGCATGCTGCTCCTGACCGGCCTCGCCGAACCCTCCTCAGCTGACGGGAACGCGGGCACCCGGGCGCTGGAGTTGGGCGCGGGCACCGGTTACAACGCGGGTCTGCTGTGTGCGCTGGTGGGGGACCGGCGGGTGACCACCGTGGAACTCGACCCGGTACTCGCCGCCGAGGCCCAGGAGAACCTGAAGGCGGCCGGATACACGCCAACAGTCGTGATCGGGGACGCCGCCGACTCCCGACCACCCGGCGGCCCCTGGGACGTGCTCCTCGCCACGTTCTCCGTCGACCACATCCCGCCCACCTGGCTCACCCAGATCCGAGCTGGCGGCCGGATCGTGACGCCGTGGACCTCGGCCTGGTGCACTTACGGCACCCTCGCCTTGACGGCCCCACAGCACGGCCACGGCGAAGGCAGGTTCCACTCCTTCGCCTCCTTCATGCCGATGGCACGCCCCGAGACTCGCCCGGACGAAGCGGCCCCCGCCTCGGCCACGCACGAAGGCGGAGTCGTGCGGTCGTCGACGACGTTGTCGCCGTGGGCGGTCGCGGGCGGTGACCTCGACGCCGAGTTCCACGTCGGCCTCACGGTCGCGGGGGCGTCGTTCGCCTGGGACACCAGCGGTGAACACGCCCACACCCGCCTCCAGGTCACCGACACCACCGGTTCCTGGGCGACCGTCGACTACGACGGGCGCACTTCGGCCGTGTTCGCCGTCGCCCAGGCAGGGGCCCGCCACCTGTGGGACGAGGTCACCACGGCGCACCAGCGGTGGGAACAACTGGGCCGGCCGCACATCGACCGCTACGGCCTCACCACCACAGGGCAGAACACCACGGTCTGGGTGGATTCGCCAGCGATCGCCGTGGCTGCTTTCTGACCTTCCCTGTGACCGGGGAAGGTCACTCACCGGTCCGCTGGTGCACGTGGAGGCGCGGGTGGACGTCTGCCGGACCGGGTACTTGTCCCGCTCTGCCCGTACCGCCGCGAGATGCCGCCTGGTCGTCCGCTGTCGCTGTTCGTCCGAAGCGGGGTTCAGCCCGTGTCACCGGCCTGCGCGCGTGGGGTGGCCCAGGAATCCGGGACGGGCCGTTGGGGCATGAGCGTGTCGGGGAGTTGATGGGTCGGGGGCCGGATCAGGGGGCCGTTGTCGGTCAGGGTGCGGGCGGTGAAGCCGGCGTGGTGGAGGCTGTTGGCGGCCTCGAAGGCGATCAGGGATCCCGTGCTCTGGTCGGCGGCTTCTTCGATGGCACGCAGGAGTTCGTCGGCCCAGTCGTTGCCGGTTCCGGCCGGGCCGGCCGGGTTCACACCGTCGGCAAGCGACAGGGCGAGGGTGCCGCGAACGCCGATGACGTAGAGGAGGAGCTCCCCGTGGCCGGTGGTGACGCCGGCGATCCGGTCGGCCCGAATCCGGCTCTGGCCGACACACACCCAAACCCGGGAGCGCCCCACGCTCACCATGCGCGCAACTGCGCCCCGCAGGGCCTCAGGACAACACTGACGGCGGTTTCGTTCATGCGGTCACGGTCGCAGAAAACACCCGGCTCGTTCCACAGAAAACCCATGTAGGTACGGACCCCTCCCTCAGATGGGTATCACGAGCGGCCATGGGGGATCCTCGGAACTTTCGTCAGAGCTGTCGAGGGCGTCTGTCCGGGGGACGGTGACTTGATCTCAGCGCGTCCCGCTGCAGAGCGCACCTCGAGGAGCGGTGGGATGGCGGTTGCTGGGAGCCGCGCCTGGGAGGGTTGCTGCTTTCGGTCTCGTGGCGCTGTCGGATGCGGGCGGGTTCGGCAGCCGTCACACGTCGCCGCTCACAGCCCCGGTCGACAGCATCCACTTCCACCCCCGGCCGCCTGACAGCGGAGTGCGCGTCCTTCGCCCCACGGTCGGGTCGTGGCTCTCAGGAGCCTTGTGAGAGTTGCGCGTCAGGGTCCCGGACGTCCGGTGTACGGGTTTCGTTCTCGTCGCCGGCCGGGTGGGGGATGCTGTGTGCGGTGCGGACGGCGTGCATGTGGAGCCACAGGGCTCGCAGGTCCTCGGGGCTTCCGCGGAGGGCGAGGGCGAGGCGGGCGACGAACTGCCAGTCGGCCAGGTGGTCGGCGGGTTCGGTGGATTCCAGGGCGGCGGTGATCTGTGCGGGGGTGAAGCTGCTGCTGCCGCGGCACAGGCTGTCGGGTTCCGGCGCCGCCGCGGCGAGCCACATGCCACGCAGTCCGTTCTGCAGCGCCCGGGCGGTCTTCGCGTGGTCTTCGAGGCGGGGTGGGGGAGACACCTGGATGCCTTGTGCCTTCTCCCACAGGGGGAGCAGATCGTCGGGGCTGGCCTTGCACAGTTCTGCGAATCGCTGGACGACGGGCCACTTCGGGGTCCGCTTGCCCAGCATGATCCGTGACAGCAGCGACGGGGAGATGCCCAACTCGCCCGCGAGGCCGCGTCCGGAGAGCGCGGAGGTGCGATGCAGGTGTGTCAGGGCGACGGCGAGCTGATAGCCGGGGTGGCCCGGAAGGGACGCGTTGGCCGGGGTGGGAAGAGTGACACCGCGCATCCGGGCGCGGGCCGTGGTGGCCGTGCGGCCGTCGCCGCGGGCATGGGGGCCGGAGCCACGTTCGGCGCGCCAGCCCACGACCTTCGCGACCTTGTCGCTCGCGAAGGAGTCCCGGGCATGCCCGGGCGCCATCGACAGCGCCTTGCCGATGTCCTCCCAACCGGCCCCGTACTCGTGGGCCTGACGAACGGCGACGGCCTTGAGGTCGGCGATCTCCCGCTCCAGCCGCACCACCTCCTTGACCAGATCCAGGGGACGCACGACGTAGGGGTGGTGGCTGAGGTGGAGGGCACGATTCGCCTTCGTGCGCAGCGCCTCGGCGATACGCACGACCTCCTGGTCGTGGTAGTCGGAGCGCTGGGGCGCCGAGAGATGACGGTTGCGGTAGGCAGCGGAGCGGCAGTCCTTCGAGCAGTACGTCGGGGGCCGGCCCGACGGCTTCGGGCGGGAGAACTTCTCCTTGCAGTAGGCACAGATCAGCAGGGCGGCGGTTTCCGGCATCAGTCCTCGAATGGGGTGCTGGCTGCGCTCACGCCAAAAGCGCGCGAGCACGCGAGGGTTTCGTCAGCGTGGCCCGGCGATCAGTACCGGCCAGGCCGAGGAAGAAATGAAGAAACGGCCCGTCCACCACTCCCGGAGAACGATGGACGGGGCGCTCAGATGCATGGTCAGACGGCGCCGGGCACAGCCGGCCATACGTGCCGCCGGCCTGCTACACGCCTGCGAAACCACGTGGAACGCCGCCCGGCCGCCGCCAGAACGGGCAGAACCAGAACGCCCGCGGCAGCCTGCTGCGGCTCGCGAATCAGCACGATCCCCAGCACCACCACCGCGATGAAGGGAATCAGCTGCACGTTGACACACCTGTCAACGCCCGCATAGGACTGGATACCCGCCAAGGGGGGCATGTTACGGTCGAAACCGCTGCTCAGCGCCTCAGTGCGCGGGGCGGAGAATCGAATGAAGGACAAGGTCGCTCCTGACGTTCGAACACGGTGGAAACGGCCACCCCCTGGTGATGGTGTGAGAGCCCGTCAGGGGGCGGCCGCATGCCGACATTAGCCCCCGGACTATGACGCACCGCCATTGCGAGATCGAGAAATCACAAGGTGCAGCACCCGGGCAGACAAAGTGTTGAGTCGAACATCCGAATAAACCTCATTCGGTCACTGGTGATCGATTTCATCCCGACTCCGCACAAACCGAGACCTTCACTGCTCAGCCATGATGCGCCGTCATACCGGCGCGTTCATAGAGCCGGTACCGGGCAGGCGGGCAGCACAGCCCGGGTGTCCGGGAGGCCGGGCAGGGCGTTGTGCACGCCGTTGATTTCCCGGGCCCGAAGCGGTCAGTCGATCTCCGTGGTCGAATGCGGCCTCGAATACAGCCGAGCCTTGTGGATCCGATCGCAGCCCAGGGTGCTTGCCTGGGTGTCGTTCACGTCGCCGTAGCGAAGCGGCCCTCTTCGTGAGGGCGATTCGGCTGATTCCCCCCGGCTGCGTTCTGGGTGCGAGATCGTCTGACGAGAGGCGGGAGATCCCGCCCAGAGCACGGTGTGTGGGAGGCGCGGTGGAGAAGGACGAGATCTGGACATCGGAGGAGTACGGCAGGTCGCACGAGGGTCGGGTCGGGACGCTCCTGGACGATGGGAGCAGTCCCAAGCCGGTGTACTTCGACTCGAACTCCGGCGGCTTCGGTTGGGAGGTCCGCCACTGGTCCGTCTACGACGGCGGCACCTACCCGCAGCGCCCGCAGGCGCACACGCTGCGGGGGGAGTGCTCGTGCGGCTGGCGGGGCGAGCCCCACACCGTGGACTGGACGAATGCCGGCGATCTCCCCTTCCGAGAGCACGGCTGGGAGACAGTCGGGGAGTGCCAGGACGACTGGGAGGGGCACATCACAGCCGTCGCCGCCACCACCGTCCCCCTACCCGCCGACCTGGAGACCCTCCTCCATGACGTCGCCGACGCGATCGACCGCCTAGGCCAGGACGCACCGACCGCCGCCCTCAAAGCTGCCCGCACTCTGGAACTCATCGCCGCACGCACTGCCCACGGTCCTGCCCACGACGCCCGAGGACAGGACCCGGAGAAGGTGGCCGCCGCCCTGGGATTGAACATCGACGACTCCCGATCCCTCCTGGCCCGCTACGGCGGCTGGAACCACTACGGCTGACCACTCGCGCCTGCGGCGAGTGGTCCGAGTGCGCGCGCCCCGACGGGCTGTTGTCCCTTGATCCCGGAGCGGGAGCGACCCGGCCGCCTCACCGCTGCCGACGGCGACGGTCAGGCCGACATAGGCACGACGGTGTGAATGGATTCTCCCGCGACCGCCGTGGCCCTCTTCTGACCTGCTGGAGGTGGGACCTGGTCGAGCCGGGGTTCGGCGATGCCGTCCCGGGTCTCCGATTCCTGAACTGTTCCGTCCGACCGAACTGACAGCTCCTGGGCCGCTTCGCGTGTTATTCGTCGAAGGTCACTTGGCACGGTTGCCACGGTGGTGTGGGTGTCCCGTCGGCGTCCAGTCCGTTCGGCCACAGTTCGTTGACCGAGACGGGTTGCTCGGTGAGGGTTGCGGCGTGGCCGGAGTCGGCGAGGTGGCGCGCCTGACGCAGCGCGCCTTCCATGTCGCCGGCCGCGTGTCGGAGCCGGACCAGGTGTATGCGGGCGTCAAGGTGGCCGGCACCGGCGGCCTTCCGTGCGGCTGCCTCCGCCTTCTCGGGGTCGCCTGTCATCTGCCACAGCCGAATCAGGGCGCCCCAGGCATCGGGGTGTTCGCTCTCTTCGAGTCGTCTGGCACAGTCCTCGACCGCGTCCCGATCGCCGGCCCGCGCCCGCAGGAGTGCCAGGCTGAGCCAGGCGTCCGGCATG
This region of Streptomyces sp. NBC_00513 genomic DNA includes:
- a CDS encoding helix-turn-helix domain-containing protein codes for the protein MPETAALLICAYCKEKFSRPKPSGRPPTYCSKDCRSAAYRNRHLSAPQRSDYHDQEVVRIAEALRTKANRALHLSHHPYVVRPLDLVKEVVRLEREIADLKAVAVRQAHEYGAGWEDIGKALSMAPGHARDSFASDKVAKVVGWRAERGSGPHARGDGRTATTARARMRGVTLPTPANASLPGHPGYQLAVALTHLHRTSALSGRGLAGELGISPSLLSRIMLGKRTPKWPVVQRFAELCKASPDDLLPLWEKAQGIQVSPPPRLEDHAKTARALQNGLRGMWLAAAAPEPDSLCRGSSSFTPAQITAALESTEPADHLADWQFVARLALALRGSPEDLRALWLHMHAVRTAHSIPHPAGDENETRTPDVRDPDAQLSQGS
- a CDS encoding protein-L-isoaspartate O-methyltransferase is translated as MATLPSQNIAAAGETPVDTLLTAVTEQLDQALPTRLERAFRRVDRHRFLPERIWLRDGSGGYAPVDRVTDPDRWMTAAYADQPLVTRFTDGLPTSSASMPSMVARMLLLTGLAEPSSADGNAGTRALELGAGTGYNAGLLCALVGDRRVTTVELDPVLAAEAQENLKAAGYTPTVVIGDAADSRPPGGPWDVLLATFSVDHIPPTWLTQIRAGGRIVTPWTSAWCTYGTLALTAPQHGHGEGRFHSFASFMPMARPETRPDEAAPASATHEGGVVRSSTTLSPWAVAGGDLDAEFHVGLTVAGASFAWDTSGEHAHTRLQVTDTTGSWATVDYDGRTSAVFAVAQAGARHLWDEVTTAHQRWEQLGRPHIDRYGLTTTGQNTTVWVDSPAIAVAAF